In the Streptomyces sp. BHT-5-2 genome, one interval contains:
- a CDS encoding LLM class flavin-dependent oxidoreductase has protein sequence MRVGAFILAAQFPGQGQGEALHRAVRSAEVAEQSGLHEVWLAEHHFVPYGVCPQAATLAALLLGRTSRIGVGTAVSVLPTQHPVALGEQAALLHLTSEGRFTLGVGRGGPWVDLEVFGSGLAAYDRGFPESLDLLLRWLREPRVGARGERYAFREVAVVPRSAEALTDPDDPDGLLAGPPVVVACTSPSSVRLAAVRGLPMLLGMHCGDEEKAEMVALWRAAALEAGRDPVEVAAAEHVSAGVVQVADDRAAAVETLTKAMPGWLRQGLGAHVTVDGRYRSMRDPLAYTELLCALHPVGTPELCADRLAATAERTGIRRFALLVEGSGDLAATEENVRRLGAEVLPQLG, from the coding sequence ATGCGCGTAGGGGCTTTCATCCTGGCCGCCCAGTTCCCCGGTCAGGGGCAGGGGGAGGCACTGCACCGCGCGGTGCGTTCCGCGGAGGTAGCGGAGCAGTCCGGACTCCACGAAGTCTGGCTCGCCGAACACCACTTCGTCCCGTACGGGGTCTGCCCGCAGGCGGCGACGCTGGCCGCGCTGCTGCTGGGGCGGACGAGCCGGATCGGGGTCGGGACGGCGGTCAGTGTGCTGCCGACCCAGCATCCGGTGGCGCTCGGCGAGCAGGCGGCGCTGCTGCACCTGACGTCGGAGGGGCGGTTCACGCTCGGGGTCGGCCGGGGTGGTCCCTGGGTGGATCTGGAGGTCTTCGGCTCCGGTCTGGCGGCGTACGACCGCGGTTTCCCGGAGTCGCTGGACCTGCTGCTGCGGTGGCTGCGCGAGCCGCGGGTGGGGGCGCGCGGCGAGCGCTATGCGTTCCGGGAGGTGGCGGTGGTGCCGCGGTCGGCCGAGGCGCTGACCGACCCGGACGACCCGGACGGGCTGCTGGCCGGTCCGCCGGTGGTGGTGGCGTGCACCTCCCCGTCCTCGGTCCGGCTGGCCGCGGTCCGCGGGCTGCCGATGCTGCTGGGGATGCACTGCGGCGACGAGGAGAAGGCGGAGATGGTCGCGCTGTGGCGGGCGGCGGCGCTGGAGGCCGGCCGGGATCCGGTCGAGGTGGCCGCGGCGGAGCACGTCTCGGCGGGCGTGGTGCAGGTCGCGGACGACCGGGCGGCCGCGGTGGAGACGCTGACGAAGGCGATGCCGGGCTGGCTGCGGCAGGGCCTGGGGGCGCATGTGACGGTCGACGGCCGGTATCGGTCGATGCGCGATCCGCTGGCGTACACGGAGTTGCTGTGCGCGCTGCACCCGGTCGGCACCCCGGAGTTGTGCGCGGACCGGCTGGCGGCGACGGCGGAGCGTACGGGCATCAGGCGGTTCGCGCTGCTGGTGGAGGGCTCGGGGGATCTGGCGGCCACGGAGGAGAACGTCCGGCGGCTGGGCGCCGAGGTGCTGCCGCAGTTGGGGTGA
- a CDS encoding ATP/GTP-binding protein, with product MSPRRNRQRGANRPDHPARADHAGLGRYGLETTEEWRGEDWVVRPVGAAGAAKHYRCPGCDQEIPPGVPHVVTWPRHGDVDDRRHWHKACWNARNRRSARLQRSRNAPRY from the coding sequence GTGTCCCCGCGCCGAAACCGCCAACGCGGTGCGAACCGCCCCGACCACCCAGCCCGCGCGGATCACGCGGGGCTCGGCCGCTACGGACTGGAGACCACCGAGGAGTGGCGCGGCGAGGACTGGGTGGTCCGGCCGGTCGGCGCCGCCGGCGCGGCCAAGCACTACCGCTGCCCCGGCTGCGACCAGGAGATCCCGCCCGGCGTCCCGCACGTCGTCACCTGGCCCCGGCACGGCGACGTCGACGACCGCCGGCACTGGCACAAAGCCTGCTGGAACGCACGGAACCGCCGGAGCGCACGGCTCCAGCGGTCCCGTAATGCCCCCAGATACTGA
- a CDS encoding ABC transporter permease subunit, with the protein MTSPQQPQPQPQPQPAPESGGQPMPPTAGPMPPASPQPAAGQPAPQQPSPEPSTPFEQGGSPSAGEAGTMMLQAQPQPGPGPAKEAGTMLLQAQPPAGGHPEPRPLSAHGPGRSGNEPGTMMLTVPASQPQPQPQQAQQPQQPPQAPAPQQQPPHPQQPPATPNWQAAGAGYVSPIPVRPTHLGHALAAEWTKIRSVRSTMWTLGVMVALIVGIGLLTATALSGHRVGLGISYGFFSVLLGTLCIIPLGVLVISSEYGTGMIRTTMTACPSRARVLAAKAIVFFLLAFVITTLTTTLVTLALSGMLDSREPTLDEWLRCTVGAGLYVSMLGLLAMAVGSLLRHSAGAISAMFGVVLLPMLLAVFMLGSSSLQWLAKGLITYSVPNALATLYGMPFLGTGEGPQGWGPLGILTGVAAVALGAAFVVQERRDV; encoded by the coding sequence ATGACCAGCCCTCAGCAGCCGCAGCCCCAGCCGCAGCCGCAGCCCGCGCCGGAGTCCGGTGGGCAGCCGATGCCGCCCACCGCCGGGCCGATGCCGCCCGCGTCGCCGCAGCCGGCCGCCGGACAGCCGGCGCCGCAGCAGCCCTCCCCCGAGCCCTCGACCCCGTTCGAGCAGGGGGGTTCCCCGTCCGCCGGGGAGGCGGGGACGATGATGCTGCAGGCGCAGCCGCAGCCCGGGCCCGGGCCCGCCAAGGAGGCCGGCACGATGCTGCTCCAGGCGCAGCCGCCGGCCGGTGGCCACCCCGAGCCGCGGCCGCTGTCGGCGCACGGGCCGGGCAGGTCGGGCAACGAGCCCGGCACGATGATGCTCACCGTCCCCGCGTCGCAGCCCCAGCCCCAGCCCCAGCAGGCGCAGCAGCCCCAGCAGCCGCCGCAGGCACCGGCCCCGCAGCAGCAGCCGCCGCACCCGCAGCAGCCGCCCGCCACGCCCAACTGGCAGGCGGCCGGGGCTGGTTACGTCTCCCCGATACCCGTCCGCCCGACCCACCTGGGCCATGCGCTGGCCGCAGAGTGGACCAAGATCCGTTCGGTGCGCTCGACGATGTGGACGCTGGGCGTGATGGTGGCCCTGATCGTCGGCATCGGCCTGCTGACCGCCACCGCCCTGTCGGGCCACCGCGTCGGCCTCGGCATCTCCTACGGCTTCTTCAGCGTCCTGCTGGGCACCCTGTGCATCATCCCGCTCGGCGTCCTGGTGATCTCCTCCGAGTACGGGACGGGGATGATCCGGACCACCATGACCGCCTGCCCCAGCCGGGCCCGGGTGCTCGCCGCCAAGGCGATCGTCTTCTTCCTGCTCGCCTTCGTGATCACGACGCTCACCACCACGCTGGTGACGCTCGCCCTGTCCGGCATGCTGGACAGCCGGGAGCCGACGCTCGACGAGTGGCTGCGCTGCACGGTGGGCGCCGGACTGTACGTCTCGATGCTCGGCCTGCTGGCCATGGCGGTGGGCTCGCTGCTGCGGCACTCCGCGGGCGCCATCAGCGCCATGTTCGGGGTGGTCCTGCTGCCGATGCTGCTCGCGGTGTTCATGCTCGGCTCGTCGAGTCTGCAGTGGCTCGCCAAGGGGCTGATCACGTACTCGGTGCCCAACGCGCTGGCGACGCTGTACGGCATGCCGTTCCTCGGCACCGGTGAAGGCCCGCAGGGCTGGGGGCCGCTGGGGATCCTGACCGGCGTCGCCGCGGTCGCGCTGGGCGCCGCCTTCGTCGTCCAGGAGCGGCGCGACGTGTGA